From the Micromonospora echinofusca genome, the window ATGGCTGGAACGGTATCCGCCCGCGCCACCCGCCCGGACCGTACGCGCGCCTCAGGCGGTCAGCACCACCTGGAGCTCCTGGCGGCGCCGCTCGGCGAGGTCGGTCAGCAGTGTCGGCGCCTCCTCGAACGGCACCACCGCCGAGACCAGGTGCTTGCGGATGACGTCCCCGTACGCGCGCAGCAGGTCGATCGTCTCGGCGGAGAGGCGCTCCCGGTCCCAGGTCGGGGCGAGCCCGCGCGGCACCCGGCCGATCTGCGCGCAGCGCAGCGACAGTCCGTTGTGGTGGAACTCCTCACCGAACCGGACCGCGTCCGCGCCGGCCTGGTAGAAGGCCAGGTCGACCACCGTGCCCTGGGGACGCAGCAGGCGCAGCGCGAGCTGCAACGCCCAGGCCTGGCCCCGGCACTGGAACACCAGGTCGGCGCCCCGGTCGCCGGGCCCGTGCGCCCAGCGGGTCTTGAGCACCACCGCCGGGTCGTCCGCCTCCGGGTCGAGGGTCTCCAGGCCCAACGCCTCGGCGACGGCCCGCCGCTGCGGGGTCGGGTCGAGCACCACCACCGAGGCGGCCCCGTGCCGCTTGGCGAACAGGGCGGTGAGCAGGGCCACC encodes:
- a CDS encoding zinc-dependent alcohol dehydrogenase, which translates into the protein MRDRVVVVSGPGRVELVEQDAAELTDGTFRVETLFSGVSAGTELSYVKGTNPYLNVTWNADLGLFQPGAASTPYPVTRLGYMQVGRVVESRTPAVAVGTVGAMTYGHRTGWVADAVAERFVPLPEDLDPLLGVYVAHMGPICANGVLHAAADLHGADVRSLGDGVRGRRVAVVGSGVVALLTALFAKRHGAASVVVLDPTPQRRAVAEALGLETLDPEADDPAVVLKTRWAHGPGDRGADLVFQCRGQAWALQLALRLLRPQGTVVDLAFYQAGADAVRFGEEFHHNGLSLRCAQIGRVPRGLAPTWDRERLSAETIDLLRAYGDVIRKHLVSAVVPFEEAPTLLTDLAERRRQELQVVLTA